A stretch of DNA from Cryptomeria japonica chromosome 4, Sugi_1.0, whole genome shotgun sequence:
ACTGACCAACATGATAACAACTACCTCAAGAATATCCCCGCTTCAGTTTTCCCTAAGTTTTATGGGCTTGTAACAAAGGACCCAAATAGCTTTCTATTCGAATTCGACATTCTCTGTCGAAACTATGATTATACCACTGATGCTCATAGACTCAAGTTGTTTCCTACTACTTTGAAAGAAGGAGCCCTGAGATGGCTTATGAGTCTGGGGAGAGATGTTGTTGATAGTTGGGAAGCTATGAAAAATAAATTTCTCGAGAAATACAAAGAATACTATAGAAGTGGTAATAGGGGAGATGACATCTTTAGGATGCAGCAAAAGGAAGATGAAAATTTGGAGGGCTACATCTCAAGGTTCTTGTTCCACCTAAAGAAAAATTCAGACCATACTCTTAACCAAGAGTATCAAAAGTTGCTTTTCCTTAGAGGGATCAATGACAGTTGTACTGATGCCTTGGACTTGATAGGAGGAGGAGACATCACTCAAGTTCCTTGGGATGATATTAAGAAGATATGCTAGAACTACTCTCGAGCAACTTTAAAGAAAGGTAGAGGTTATCAAGATACCAAGGAGAAGTCTTCTGCCAATGGagtttcaaggatggagattaCTCACTTATTGTCTGACTTTAAGCAAGATATTATCAATAACATGGCCACCCAACTAGACACACTTCAGGCAAAGAAAAAGCACGAGGAGGCAGAGGCAATGTTAGCTGAATATTGCCCTCATTGCAGGCAAAATAAGAGGGACTTCAGGAGCAAGACAATAGCAAATATTGAAAACCAACATGCTCCATTGGAGTTCAAACCTGTTGAATGGGGGGAGAACCAGATATTATATGTTggacaaaggagaccatgggctccacgacaaggtatgccacctgatccattaTCCTTTAATGGTTCTTATTCAAATTCATATAATCCTAATAATCAATGGCAAAATACTTATCCATCACATTATGGGAATTTTCCTCAGCAAGATTGGAATAACCCCCAAAATGCATGGACCAATTATCGAAAATCTCCCCCTCCTTGGCAGCAAAAGCAAGGAGGTTGGCAATCACCTCAAGGAAGTTGGCAACAAACACCTCAGTGGAGAGGAGGACAACAATGGCCAAATCAATCCACCAGTTTCCTACAACCTCCTCAATAACCCCAAAAACAAGCTCTAATGCCAACACCTAATCAAAATGCTATCACTCCACCTAAACCTAATCAGTTGCTAGCTCAACCTATGCCCAATCTTAATAgtaaacaaccacaacaacaacaattttATGCTATTGATCCAAAGCAATACCCTACCTATGTTGTTAGTATTAGTGACATTCACTTAAGTTCAAGAACAACTTTTCCTGCACCTTCGCATCGAGTGATAACTAAGATGCCAGCAGAAGACCCCATTCGACAAATTGAGACAACTCCACCCGTTCCATCAAGGTGGGTGCAACAAGAATCATACACTACACCTCCATTTCCCCAAAGATGGGAAGTAGAGCCAACAAAACGACAAGAAGATCCCATGTTTGATATTGTGGAGCAACTAAAGAACGTGTGTGTTAAGATCTCTTTGTTTCAAGCAATAAAAGACGTTCCAATCTATGGAAAAACAATTAAAGAAGCTTGTTTGAAGTAGCCAGGAAGAAAGAGGAAAGACCCACAAATGGTCCATGTTGTAGGCCAGTTAGCAGATATCATGCTAGGAAAACTTTGTGTACCTAAGTATTTTGACACAGGGAGTCCTGTTGTGGGAATATTCATTAATGGAGTTCAAGTTCATAATGCCCTTATTGACCTTGGGGCAACAATAAATGTCATGACGAAGGATGTGATGCAGAAACTCAACATCACTACACTAAGATCTACACCTATTGTCCTGCAGCTTGCAGATAGTTCTATTGTTAAACCAAATGGTATGGTGGAAGACCTTATTGTAAAactggattcctgggaatatccagCTGAGTTTGTTATCCTCTCACCTAAAGCAACTCTAGGGGGATACcctatcattttgggtagaccttggttagCCACAACAGATGCCTTCATAAGATGTAGGTCAGGGGACATGACCATCTCAGATGGGATGAAAACTAAAAAGCTTGCACTATACCCACCTGCACAACCTCAACTTGAGCAAGATCAACCAGTTTGGCTAGATATAGAGGAAGAGTCTGATGAAGTCAATACAATACAACAATTGATGATGATAAGAAGGGATCCCTTCTTGTAGCTTCAGGAAGAGGAGGATGTGCTCTCCAATATCTTGCAAAATCAATATGGAGTGCCTGATCATACTGAAGACTGAAATGCAAAAAATATACGTCCCTTACAACTGTTACTGCCAGCTTCTTTTGTAGGATCTCCTGCAGCCACAAACCTATTGCATACATCGAGTGCCGCATGAAATACAAATGCCACACTTTTCTGCAACATATATAATAGAACTTATTAAGCAAGTTGAAGTGACTCCGGATAAATGGTTGAATGTTAATAGTAACCTCACTGAACATCAAACCATGTCTCTAACAAGAGTACTAATGTCTCATAAGGAAACATTTGCATGGGAATACACATATATGAAAGGTTTACATCCTGAGTTGTGCACACACTGAATCTACATCAAAGAAGACTGTAAACTAGTGAGGTAACCTTAGAGAAGAATCAACCAtgcattaagggaaatagttaagcaAGAATTATAGAAATTACTAAATGCAAGATTCATATATCCTATGACAGTGAATGGGTTTCACCTTTGGTCAttgttcctaagaaaaatggaaAATGGAGGGTTTGTGTAGATTATAGGGAGCTTAATGCCGCAACCAAGAAAAATCAATTCCCTCTACCTTTCATTGAGCAAGTGTTGGACTCCTTAGCAGGAAATAATTATTTCTCATTTTTAGATGGTTTTAGTGGATACAACCAAATAAGAATAACACCCGAGGACCAGGAGAAGACAacattcacatgcccatggggggCTTATGCCTACTCTATGCTTCCATTTGGCTTATGTAATGTCCCAACTACTTTCCAATGAGCAATCATAAGCATGTTCTCAGATATTTCTAATGATTGTATGGAGATATACATGGACGACTTCACTACCTATGGTGGAACTTTTGAAGAAGTATTAAGTAACCTAGAGAAGACTTTGCAAAGGTGTGAATATGGTGCTTTTGTTCTCTCTGTCTGTCAGTTTTAATTATGTATAAACTTTTTATTATAGCGCTTTTGTTAATAGAATAATGCGTTTGTTAATACTTCGGCACTGTTGTCCGAATTAGCGCTTAGATTTTTTtcacagagtagcgcttttgttcTAGAGAGTTCaaaattgtaaccgaaaaattgaatttaggcttgtggaagcccacataaggttttggattttactaacttcTTTATTTGCAGGTTTTTAACAATTTGTTGCAGGTTTTGGAGGAGTTAAATTAGAAACATTTTTTTAGTCTTTgagtttaaaattaatctttcattctttttcaaaacaAAGGGATTAAAATGAACCTCATAGTCTTTTTGGTCCTACTAAAATAAACTTCACTTTTACTTTGGTGCTTAaaaacaaacttaatctttcatgttttttttaaaataaagggattaaaatgaacctcatagtctctttggtgcaactaaaataaatttgattttcacttttagtgcttaaaacaaacttcatctttcttgttttcagGCAAAGGGATTAAAAATCAACTTCATTCTTTTGGTGCACTTAAAATTCACTTTATTTTTTcagtttggtgcataaaaggaaCCTCATATCTGTATTTTTGCTACAAAGGCTAAACGATTTCATTTTGTTGACTAGGTTTATTTTTAGTTTGTCAAGTGTCCAAAACAGTTTttatcttggctaaaaagaacaccatatctattggagcaacatctccaaatagcaaatagatcacatttcaataaaaaagttaaaaagaacaagtgtcttttgtgtttggcacgcttgtgcaaatatGTAGAGTGGTCCcggttctaacacacactatcctctcccttggctctcgtggtcctaagtgcaaaagaaaagtgttagtatcgctctaaattttctatttttaagagaggcttgccaagagacacatcactcttggaacGACCTtgtgtggtaaatccttcgagccactatagaaatcaagtgagagcgaaagttgtagccttgggtgtagctgTTCCTATAGCGTAACTtgttgaaaggacatatgggccccaccgtgagtcacaaggctcttaagtgagtcactgcagaatgaacttatgtccaaagacatcgaacattactagataCCTCTTAtttttagaagcccacccattctattgattgaggatatttgtaaaaagtttagtgcaagagcatagatggttttgctcccaagatactcaccatacatatttccttgagtagaaacagggctttttgaaaggctacttgtaacTTGATTAAAGTggcgactcccccatcatagggatcacctatctgttatgctcacacaagacttagtatatcacatccttacctgccacggtgggatacataaggtatgtagtaccaaagtcaaagaaatatcaagttgtctgaaaatatcacaactggccattatCTTAGGGATAAAAACTGTTTgagttgtctttgtcttgtttcagGCCAATAAAAATTGGGCCGACTTTAGGCCTAgaaacatacatacatttataagggTAAAAAACAAAAGTTCActattgggttgatttagacccacacctgttGTGCCTTTATTGAAAAGGGGCAAGACTATGTGCTTGTGCGCTTGAtgtattttcttgtcaaaggattcaaaacaattgaaacaaagtatccatccaacaaatctacatcaaacattgatcattttgtatgaccatcactcatatcttgagaaaaagaagtcttcatcaaaagactaagttaaagaagagacaacttggttcaaggGCCGTTATCAAGAAGaggaaatttctctatatcaatagtcaactctttctctcacatagagtattcttgCGTCATATGGGCTTGTACCTTAAGGGAAAATCCAactaatttgacaaagagcctttgaacaaTAGAGCTTTCACTCAGTACAAAGCTTTTGATTATCGaaagaacaaagggggcaagatcaatcccgctttctttcctaaaatttgtatcacatacaacgaagttcgagaggaaccaccaacccctgtaagagaggaagaagtagaaacctcCTTCATAACGAAAGAGTTTTATTGAGACACATATCCTATCcactttcacatccaaacatcacaaactcactcaactctcaacacaaagaggtctcatccttagtcctttcagatattgcttaaacaaaccaacaaatcacttttaggatgtctctacatctaggatcaatcatcctaagaggcatttctacacatctagataggttaaaactagtttattagtgcatcctctcattactaggtagcttggattaTAACACATCTAAAACtttgctatacctcatcacatcaaattgttgaaaaacacaaaagcaattTAAAAAGAACTCCgttgacatccaacctttagtattagagatctatcttccaccaaatatttcaaaaaacttgtcttccatcaaccATTTCATCACACTCTCACCATTTCATAATCTTGGAAGACCACCTCATAGTCATTTTTCACAAACATCAAACTTTTAAACCATGGCTCAAACAAGAGCAATGAAAAATCAacaaccagaaattgaagaggACGAAAACATCAACGatttcatgaggcctttggaggaggcactaatgatgaagatcccaACACTCCCACTCCAGAAGACATGGAAAGAGCACAATATATTCCAAAATTCAACAGagtctttgatgaaattcttagaaacaatgccaatgctcatttcttgagactcgctcaagagggtgccaaacttccctccaattttgatacaacacaattatgACAAACATCCGAGCAACATATCCCacgatggtggaggaggtagagactacttcctctatgaccctaatcatcaagggaatcctccacctcctcctccttcagaaatagacacgttgaggcaacaagtagaaaatctcgcccaacaattgaacagtggtgtgaagaccaatcgattctcacttaatgacatttgtccatatccatttgataggaacatgcttatgccaccttttccacgagggtttgaaacaccgaaatctgaaaaatatagaggcaaaggagaccctagggACCATGTGCGAGAATTTCACTCCACTTGCTTAGaagtggcctatgaggacacatatttaatgcacctctttcctcaaagtttgggaggtaCAACCACACAATAGTTTTCATGACTGCCgggtggtattagaacatttgaagaactggtccaaaaatttatcgctcattatgcacacaacatagaacgtgacttcaccatggcagatttgtgcaacacaaaacaaaaaccaggggagttgttctcaactttcctacaacggtggagaCAATTGTCTAGCAAACACTCTCTTAATCTACCTGAGCAAGAATTAgtgaaaattttcatttccaacttaaatgatgaaatggaatttcatttagacatgaagggcacaaaatcctttgaagaaatgataactcaagggctcaaatgtgaaagagccctcataaaaaagggacttatcaaaatttataatgaaaacaAAGATCATCCTCGTCCACACTATAATagagacaaaccaaaattttggaacaaaaacaagaatgttgtcagTGACAGGATAGTGGACGCAAGAACAATGAAACTTGCACAACCCGTGGTTAGGTTTAAAAGACAAAATCgccctcctaacaacaacaccaacaataatcaacaaaatcaaggtcgcaatagacaacaagaggaaccaaaacaaaaacatcaaaactaCAAGCCCAAACGCACATATACGCCCTTAGGAGAACCTATCGAAACAATCTTATGccaattaatatcctccaatcttgtgaccttaccaaaaacatccaattatgaacctcaagtcaaacctccatggtggcgagatcatgaacattttgaatttcagtaagagggcataaaacaagtaaatgCCATCagctaaaagatcttgttcaggatcttatcaatagaggagaaatcaaaattgagggacatgacccaaaaacatccaatgatgatcacttaatgttcaaaaatccacttccatcacatgatcaaaggggtccttccatctcagggagaaacacaaatgccacaaccaattacacacaagcCGCATACAATTATAccgtgaatcacctttatgatgcagatgaacaagttacaactcttaccataaaagatcaaaatccCACATGTAACGTTGTTACGCGTTGTAGCAAGATTACTATTTGAGGGGCATCACCAGGAACgacacccctccccaaacaatataatcttgtagagaaattggataagacgccaaccctcatctccatattagagattttacgcatatccccctcaCCTAAAACAaccttggaccaagctctccaagaagcatccgtccccgccaacctcaacacagatcaatttcaagccatggttggtagtctaaagtcatcaccatgtctcacttttaccgaaagtgacaacacatccttccaacaaccccataatgcctccctccatattgaagggtttgtaaaccaacatagaattaagtgagtcttgattgacagtGGAGCCGGTTTAAACACATGCACCTTGCAGTTAGTCACATCATTGGGTTAtacaatagaatcagtggatgtcAGCAAGAAGATAACCatgaaagcatatgatgatgtagaacgttcttccagaggagctgttatattacccatcagggttgggccagtggtgaagcatatagtttgccaagttatagaccttcctttgccatacatctcttattagggagaccttggatacatttcatgcaagcagttccatctacctatcagcaatgtatcaagtttccacacaatggggtagaaattacaatcctcggtAATGCTAATcaatttgcatattgtaataatattcaccatcagcCAAACATCACCATACCTAACAACAGGGAAGCTATCACTTCCTCATCATAGGctaatccaacctctctttccagcttaacaacccctacaccaaaataggagaaattaaaaatgaaaatggttgaggaaggtccCAGTGAAGATAATCTTAGGCAACTCTTTTGTGATGGgcagttactcacatcccctaaaactcatggcaaaccccaaggtttacttcaatcaccgctggccaaaagaacttgcactttggcacaattcacccctagtaaaagtcaagaggaggaaatCATGGATGAAGActtggcagaatggatctacacagACCCTCTCAACAAAGAAAGCTCCAAGGCTAAGCTCCCCAttgacaaatatggcaaaggcttcactataatgcaaagaatgggctatgacgGCCATAGTGCTTTgagaccttgcaagcaaggatgacaagagcccttacaacttgatttgaaaccaagagataaaactggactaggttttcaaagagaatctgttcctaagcttcgattcaaaggaaaacccaacaaatctgTGTATCAACCAattactccaaggatgcaatccttgactatatctggaacaccaacaacaccaacaaccccACCTCCAAAAGTACATAAGCTAGTAACTAATGCattattcaattcaaaagacatcctgaTTTGGTACAATAATCAGGTGCTAGAGAGTGATTCTGAgatagactcacatgagtgggaatgggatttagTGCATTTAAATACTTTAGACAAAGAGGAAAAATCGCCTCCACCACCTCGTAAGGATATACCAATTTATGGAGaagcatgaaataatttttttttcaaattctaaGCTAGTAGAAACTTCCACAAGCCCTATGTCAAATCCTATGCTTGAATCGgaaaaggagagtaccatcgatgaacttcacgcctccatattaaccctcactgatgcctcttacgaactcaacttaatcgatgaagtgatgcctatcattcatcctGAACTcgttgaatggaaccaaccaaatcccccaggCCTTGACCATTTCTAAAACAATGAGGAACTCATAGAATTTCTAgaattacaggataacataccaagcaaagatcataaagttgggttttccattgaacttaacagtgcaacatactttgggacAGATGCAAaaccttttagttgcaaaaatattacaataaagcatggatcttctagtgaaaaccacacggtggaactttttgatcccaaaagagtaaaaacaaagagtgtatccaaagttgaaaacctctccgaggcgcctgaggatgaaaggtttgacatcctcccctttagtacgaAACATGAGAGATCAACCATCctgatagaagaaacaaaagaattcaatgtggggacccctgagactcctcacaaaatacatttggcatctctattaactcctgaGGAGGAGCCAAAATTTATGGAATTCTTCCAAAAGCACCAAATCAACTTTACCTGGTGTTATGCAAACATGCTTGTTTAGATCTAGATTTGGTCATACATCACCTAACTGTAGCaaaaggagctaaacctgtcaaacaaaagcttagaaagatacACCCACATATTGTCATTCTTGTCAAGGctgaacttaaaaagctcttggatgttggtttcatcagaccaattgattatgcagagtagatctccaatattgtacctgttggtaaacctaatggaggcatccgtatttgtacaaattttagagatttaaacaaagcatgtcctaaagatgactttcccttaccaaacatcgacatgatttcCGATCTAACAGTAGGTCATGCGATGCTTtcgcttatggatggatttttaggatacaaccagattaaaattgctccagaggatcaacacaaaactgctttcacatgtccatggggaacatactgttggaatgtaatgccatttggtttaaagaatgtaggggcaacctatcaaagagccgtgactaccatcttccacgacatgatgcacacaataatggaagattatgtggatgatttactagctaaatcattaacaagagagggtcatcttgtaGTACTCGATAAAATCTTCAACAGATTGGAACAATACCACGtccgtctcaatccaaagaaatgtgtctttggattaACTTCTGAGAAGCTCTTAGGATagattgtctcaagtaaaggcattgaggtagatcctgcAAAAGTCAAGGCGATCATGGAAaggccacctccaaagaatatcagtcagttgcAGACATTACAAGGGCAACTACAATCCATTCGgtagttcattgcacaattggctgataaatgtcatcccttcacctatctgttacataaaaatatccgctttcaatgggatgcaaaattccagcaagcattccaaatccttaaagactacctaatgaatacaccattgttgattccactagatccaagcaaacctctattgttatacaatTCAGCTACAACCATGACATTAGGAGTATTGCTTGCACAACATAATGTGAAAGGAAATgaatgtgttgtctactacatctctcgaacactggtaggctatgaactaaattacacacctattgagcgagattGCCTAGTAGTTATCTTCgcagccaccaaattaaggcactacatgttaacacacaaagtacaacttattgccaagatagatccactcaagtacctactcaacaaggcaacattgacagggcacttggccaaatgggttatgaaactgagtgaacttgatattgagtatgtggaccgcaaagctatcaagggacatgttattgcagattagttggctgatgcaccactcaaaggcgaccatcctcttatttccaactttccagatgaggaaattttcatgatcacagctacacaaccttgaaatctatattttgatggctcatacaccagacatggCTGAGGGGCATGTattttttttatcacacctcaaggtgacagtatcccgaAGTCCTACATAatcactttcccatgcacaaataatatagaaaaatatgaggccttgatcacaggactcagattggccatgaaatggaatctaaaagagctacaagtatatggagattcccactTGGCTATCTgacaagtcactgatgaataccaaacaaaggatgataagctcatgccgtaCAAAAGGATGGTGcatagtttcaaagaatcatttacaactttcacatttgagcaagtaccaagagatcagaatcgagatgctgacacaatggctacaattgcatctctcttggatcttccacaaaatttgacacgctgagttcttggtggaacaactttggatccccgcttatgatatccctgaatttgaaatgatatgtcaccttatcaggtccgactccccatggtacaatgagtttttcacttacctacgtgaccaaacactcccccctaaccaatcaaacaaccaacgaaaaacctttatCCGCCAAATCGCTCGATAGATcatcattgtcgaaaccctatacaggCGAagccttgatggtactctccttcgatgtttggaacaagatgagataaaaaaagccttggaagaggtacatgaaggaatttgtggggctcactcaagcggtccttcactagcaaagaaaatcatgcgagccagatactattggccctccatggagaaGGACTCCTTTTATTTTGTTAGAAAgtacaagaagtgccaagttcacaaagatctgatacatgccccaacacaagaattacaacctatcacaacaccatggcccttttgtgaatggggacttgaccttgtgggtaaaatccatccatcttcatccaacggtcataaatttatcattactgtcacaaagtacttcaccaagtggattgaagtcatttcactcacccaagtcactagcaagcagatcacctcattcatcctcaattacatcatctgccggtatggtgtacccatgtccatcatcacagataacaggctccctttcaaaaatcaagatgtctgtgaactctatgagaagtttcatatccaacaccatttttccaccccatattacccacaaggcaatggtcaagtcaaagcatcaaataagaatatattgaggatcctcaaaaagacagtcaatgatgctggtcatgaTTGGTACATTcgtttgaatccagcactatgggcatttcaaactagcattcgaacccctataggcgcaaccccctactcactggtttatggagtagaagccatcttgcctattgaggttgaattaccatctctacgggtctccttgcacaatctaataaatgatgaagaataccgagtctcacgtcttcaggacttggaaccgcttgatgaaaagcgacaagctacTTACAACtacctaaaagcctatcaacaacgcatgagaaatagctacaatcatagggtcaaaccttgcacatttgaagtagaagatcttgttcttagggaaaatcctcgtaatcaaccaaatagagaacatcaaggcaaattggaatccaattggctgggtccatatgtcatcactatcgTCTTTGGGTCTGGGGCGTATCatttagcaacttcagaaggagaaccactagcagatccagtCAACAACGTGCATCTCAAAAGGTTTCATATATAAGCTGTGCAGAGCAGTAGGCTCCTCCAATATCAgaaaatactaaaaacattcagaaaacagtcttgaacaaaatacaaaaaatacaaaaaattaagaaaatagtaaagaaaaatcattaattcaaatggtgaaaaccactccggtggcgccttgggtaagtacggtggtgaaaacctggtaaataggcgctatttgtaaaggctatggctccattgtattttagacttgttgcgatcacatccattgcatacattcatccatcatttataccatgacttgttattgatctgcaatcagggttgtTACTTCATGTGTCTCGCGTCAGGCTTTCATAGCGACATCTAACTAGGGGCAATGCTCTTCACCTACtaatgggagtggattctccatgcttgtgattcattgagttgctcattcaaaaatgtattgaaataataccaaaaacattcataaaagcttagaaaatcccaaaaacatttgcaaaatgtcttgaaataataccaaaaacattcataaaatcttagaaaatcccaaaacatttgcaaaatgtcctaaaaataaaaccaaaaacatttacaacattcaaaaaatccaaaa
This window harbors:
- the LOC131875325 gene encoding uncharacterized protein LOC131875325, producing the protein MVHVVGQLADIMLGKLCVPKYFDTGSPVVGIFINGVQVHNALIDLGATINVMTKDVMQKLNITTLRSTPIVLQLADSSIVKPNGMVEDLIVKLDSWEYPAEFVILSPKATLGGYPIILGRPWLATTDAFIRCRSGDMTISDGMKTKKLALYPPAQPQLEQDQPVWLDIEEESDEVNTIQQLMMIRRDPFL